One window of Botrimarina mediterranea genomic DNA carries:
- a CDS encoding lysylphosphatidylglycerol synthase transmembrane domain-containing protein: MNEQPLSERTTTKPLWRRWVVAAIKFAFLALVLAFVAQTFRDGLRDLYQQKLTFSWSHLVAACVAYALAQLTMGVFWRRVLAAIGRPTKLTEALSTYYISQPGKYVPGKASVILIRATRLHSAAMRSGEHADYKTSLVAAGASSFYETLCFMSVGAILAAGLIPLVDGTDELRWLTPASLALALICLAPAAPPAFRWLLGRFTASSGRAELRDRLRQSLGYDLAAYGVLSALGAWCLLSVFLWLTAEAIGMAGGRGVADLPFWTLAATLPTAAGFVSLLPAGIGVREAVSLAVLAPVLGDGGAVAVTAASRLLGVATEVAVCASLLVGEFLRQRRRNAPTRETP, encoded by the coding sequence GTGAACGAACAGCCCCTAAGTGAGCGAACAACGACCAAGCCCCTCTGGCGGCGTTGGGTCGTCGCTGCCATCAAGTTCGCGTTCCTAGCCTTGGTCTTGGCTTTCGTCGCGCAAACCTTCCGCGATGGCCTCCGCGACCTCTATCAGCAGAAGCTGACGTTCTCCTGGTCGCACCTCGTCGCCGCCTGCGTGGCGTACGCGCTTGCCCAGCTGACGATGGGTGTCTTTTGGCGTCGCGTGCTGGCAGCCATCGGCCGACCGACAAAGCTCACCGAAGCCCTCTCGACTTACTACATTAGCCAGCCCGGCAAGTACGTCCCCGGTAAGGCGTCGGTCATCCTGATCCGCGCCACGCGGTTGCACTCGGCCGCAATGCGATCCGGCGAACACGCCGACTACAAGACCTCGCTAGTCGCCGCCGGGGCGTCCTCGTTCTACGAGACGCTCTGCTTCATGTCCGTTGGCGCGATCCTTGCGGCGGGACTGATCCCGTTGGTGGACGGAACCGACGAGCTACGGTGGCTAACGCCCGCGTCGCTTGCCTTGGCGCTAATCTGTCTCGCGCCGGCGGCGCCACCGGCTTTCCGCTGGCTGCTGGGGCGTTTTACGGCTTCATCAGGCAGGGCCGAGCTGCGTGACCGGCTTCGCCAAAGCCTCGGCTACGACCTGGCGGCTTACGGCGTCCTCTCCGCCCTTGGCGCCTGGTGCCTGCTGTCGGTCTTTCTGTGGCTAACGGCCGAGGCCATTGGGATGGCGGGCGGGCGAGGAGTTGCCGATCTACCGTTCTGGACTTTGGCCGCCACGCTGCCGACGGCGGCGGGCTTCGTCTCGCTGCTTCCGGCTGGGATCGGGGTCCGTGAGGCCGTCTCCTTGGCCGTCTTGGCGCCCGTTTTAGGGGACGGTGGGGCGGTGGCGGTCACCGCGGCCTCCCGGCTGCTCGGGGTTGCGACGGAGGTCGCCGTCTGTGCTAGCCTGCTAGTAGGCGAGTTCCTCCGTCAACGCCGCCGCAACGCCCCTACCCGCGAAACGCCTTGA
- a CDS encoding glycosyltransferase family 2 protein, translated as MSDSPGHSRPADTLAVSVVVPLLDESATLVELHRQLRAVAEREGYAMQVVFVDDGSKDDSWRVIHALADKDPQVLGVRFRRNFGKADALDAGFRAATAPYVVTIDADLQDDPNEIPALLAKLQPSDGGYDVVSGWKIDRKDPWHKRWPSLGFNALASWLTGVRLHDHNCGLKAYRSEALADVNLYGELHRFVPVLAAARGYRVTEVAVHHRPREFGVSKYGVSRILKGLMDLITIKFLTGYGDRPQHVLGGFGLVSFGLGSLGLIYLALRWIVSRLFEDLDPVHLHETAALYYSLALCLVGAQFLAVGLLGAMITASLSRREPGYSVAERIEAKNGTRIDAD; from the coding sequence TTGAGCGACTCTCCCGGACACAGCCGCCCCGCTGACACCCTCGCCGTTTCGGTGGTCGTTCCCCTGTTGGACGAGTCGGCCACGCTCGTCGAACTCCACCGCCAACTGCGCGCCGTCGCCGAGCGGGAAGGGTACGCGATGCAGGTCGTCTTCGTCGATGACGGCTCGAAGGACGACTCATGGCGGGTCATCCATGCGCTGGCCGACAAAGACCCACAGGTCCTCGGCGTCCGCTTCCGCCGCAACTTCGGCAAGGCCGACGCCCTGGACGCCGGTTTTAGGGCCGCCACGGCCCCGTACGTCGTCACGATCGACGCCGACCTCCAAGATGACCCCAACGAGATCCCGGCCCTCCTAGCCAAGCTCCAGCCCTCAGACGGGGGCTACGACGTGGTCAGCGGCTGGAAGATCGACCGCAAGGACCCCTGGCACAAACGCTGGCCGTCGCTCGGCTTCAACGCCCTGGCGAGCTGGCTCACCGGCGTCCGCCTCCACGACCACAACTGCGGCCTCAAGGCCTACCGCAGCGAAGCCCTCGCCGACGTCAACCTCTACGGCGAGCTGCACCGCTTCGTGCCGGTGCTCGCCGCGGCGCGGGGCTACCGCGTCACCGAGGTCGCCGTGCACCACCGGCCGCGGGAGTTCGGCGTCTCGAAGTACGGCGTCTCGCGGATCCTCAAGGGCCTGATGGACCTGATCACGATCAAGTTCCTCACCGGCTACGGCGACCGCCCCCAACATGTCCTCGGCGGCTTCGGCTTGGTGAGTTTCGGCCTCGGCAGCCTGGGACTCATCTACCTCGCGCTGCGTTGGATCGTCTCACGCCTCTTCGAGGACCTCGACCCCGTCCACTTACACGAGACCGCCGCTCTCTACTACAGCCTCGCGCTATGCCTCGTAGGCGCCCAGTTCCTCGCCGTCGGCCTCCTCGGCGCGATGATCACCGCGTCCCTCTCCCGCCGCGAACCCGGCTACTCCGTCGCTGAGCGGATCGAAGCGAAGAATGGGACGCGGATTGACGCAGATTAA
- a CDS encoding pre-mRNA-splicing factor CWC21, with protein sequence MSESAQPTATSGLGAPQRWILYTLLIATAFGQAAGKILAVNSTDLARLEKYRIDAALSGERTKLEKQGLTAPEIEAGLAERREELEGKLRLQRPFLSANDRSRWMAIRAIAENGNHEIDPFLREPTWDTIDMVQHVGRDGEPHQYSSKPPLLMVMIAGPYWVLMQLTGTTLGESPYELGRTLLLLLNGGSLVVMLAAIGRIIERTGTGDIDRLFAMATACFGAQLLAFTPVLNNHLFGAAAAAVTCDLWQMLLRSDKPRLGLSLATGLVAAFMVTCELPALALATLVAMSLLYSRTGETLKGFAIGAAIVTAAFFATNYWAHNSLRPPYAHRSQTDPADNWYDYEYTVNGKTRESYWRNRQGIDRGEPSKGVYAFHALVGHHGIFSLTPVWLLSFAGMGLLMGAADPPNRKLAWATFLTTGACLVFFILLRPQDDRNYGGMTNGFRWVFWLAPLWIAMLPRAIEPLRRSRLGMGLAAALLAWSAMSASYPTWNPWTSPWIHRWMDHLGFTLL encoded by the coding sequence ATGAGCGAGTCCGCACAACCAACCGCCACATCGGGACTCGGCGCCCCCCAGCGCTGGATCCTCTACACGCTGCTGATCGCTACGGCCTTTGGCCAAGCGGCCGGTAAGATTCTTGCGGTCAACTCGACCGACCTGGCGCGACTCGAGAAGTACCGCATCGACGCAGCTCTCAGTGGCGAGCGGACGAAGCTTGAGAAGCAGGGTCTCACCGCTCCAGAGATCGAAGCGGGTCTCGCCGAGCGCCGCGAAGAACTCGAAGGCAAGTTACGGCTCCAGCGTCCGTTCCTGAGCGCTAACGACCGCAGCCGCTGGATGGCGATCCGCGCGATCGCCGAGAATGGCAACCACGAGATTGATCCGTTTCTCCGAGAGCCGACCTGGGACACCATCGACATGGTGCAGCACGTCGGCCGCGATGGCGAGCCGCACCAGTACTCGAGCAAGCCGCCGCTGCTGATGGTGATGATCGCGGGGCCGTATTGGGTGCTGATGCAGCTCACCGGCACGACGCTCGGCGAGTCGCCCTACGAGCTCGGCCGCACGCTGTTGCTGTTGCTCAATGGCGGGTCGCTGGTGGTGATGCTCGCCGCAATTGGCCGGATTATCGAACGCACAGGCACGGGGGACATCGACCGCCTGTTCGCGATGGCGACCGCTTGCTTCGGCGCCCAATTGCTGGCGTTTACGCCGGTGCTCAACAACCACCTCTTCGGCGCCGCCGCGGCCGCGGTGACGTGTGACCTCTGGCAGATGCTGCTGCGCTCGGACAAGCCACGGCTCGGCCTGTCGCTGGCAACCGGATTGGTAGCCGCCTTTATGGTGACCTGCGAGTTGCCCGCGCTCGCGCTGGCGACGCTCGTCGCCATGTCGCTCCTCTACTCCCGCACGGGCGAGACTCTGAAGGGTTTCGCCATCGGCGCCGCGATTGTCACGGCGGCGTTCTTCGCCACCAACTACTGGGCCCACAACAGCCTGCGGCCGCCCTACGCTCACCGCAGCCAGACCGACCCCGCCGATAACTGGTACGACTACGAGTACACCGTGAATGGCAAGACGCGCGAGAGCTACTGGCGCAACCGCCAGGGGATCGACCGCGGCGAACCCTCGAAAGGCGTCTACGCCTTCCACGCGCTGGTCGGGCACCACGGCATCTTTTCACTGACGCCGGTGTGGCTGTTGAGCTTCGCGGGCATGGGTCTGCTTATGGGCGCCGCTGACCCCCCCAACCGCAAGCTCGCCTGGGCCACGTTCCTTACGACCGGGGCGTGCCTCGTCTTCTTCATCCTGCTGCGGCCGCAAGACGACCGTAATTACGGCGGCATGACCAACGGTTTCCGCTGGGTCTTCTGGCTGGCGCCGCTGTGGATCGCGATGCTCCCCCGCGCCATCGAACCCCTCCGCCGCAGCCGTCTCGGCATGGGCCTCGCCGCCGCCCTGCTAGCGTGGTCCGCCATGTCCGCCAGCTACCCCACCTGGAACCCCTGGACGAGCCCCTGGATCCACCGCTGGATGGACCACCTGGGCTTCACCCTCTTGTAG
- a CDS encoding beta-ketoacyl-[acyl-carrier-protein] synthase family protein: MSNPQKPAERRVVITGVGLVSPLGSSPGEYAAALAEGRSGVTLREGSEVAPRVGGFATGFTGSIDNFGALEGDAKKAIRKGLKLMCRETQMAVAAAQHALADAGGIADTHPERFGVVLGSDYMLTLPEDYVDAIAKCADGGEFEYGRWGADGLDQMQPLWMLKYLPNMPASHIAIYNDLRGPNNSLTMRESGGLVAIGEAFRIIARGDADRMIAGATGTRVLPMQAIHALQAHDIPVSDDATADPATQSKPFDRTRVGMVCGEGAGMVALESLESAQARGARIYGEIVGYGSSVVADMTLKGKNDIAMASALKAAMADAGVTPTEVGHINADGVGAPDDDRAEAAAIRTALGNAADKVPVVALKSYFGALGGGSGVVELIGSLLALDATGPLAGKLPATLNHAEPDPECPIQVAAQPGTSTGDVLLKVNTTPQGQAAAVCVRRLA; this comes from the coding sequence ATGAGCAATCCGCAGAAGCCGGCTGAGCGCCGTGTTGTGATTACTGGCGTTGGCCTCGTTTCGCCCCTCGGGTCGTCGCCGGGCGAGTACGCCGCCGCCCTGGCCGAGGGCCGCAGCGGGGTGACGCTCCGTGAAGGGTCGGAGGTGGCGCCGCGCGTCGGTGGCTTCGCTACGGGCTTCACCGGTTCGATCGACAACTTCGGCGCCCTCGAAGGGGACGCCAAGAAGGCGATCCGCAAGGGCCTCAAGCTGATGTGCCGCGAGACTCAGATGGCCGTCGCCGCCGCCCAGCACGCGCTGGCAGACGCGGGCGGTATCGCCGACACGCACCCGGAGCGCTTTGGCGTCGTGCTCGGCAGCGACTACATGCTCACCCTCCCCGAGGACTACGTTGACGCCATCGCCAAGTGCGCGGACGGGGGCGAGTTCGAGTACGGCCGCTGGGGCGCCGACGGGCTCGACCAGATGCAGCCGCTGTGGATGCTCAAGTACCTGCCGAACATGCCGGCGAGCCACATCGCGATCTACAACGACCTCCGCGGCCCCAACAACTCGCTGACGATGCGTGAGTCGGGCGGCCTCGTGGCGATCGGCGAGGCGTTCCGCATCATCGCCCGCGGCGACGCCGACCGGATGATCGCCGGCGCCACCGGCACGCGCGTGCTGCCGATGCAGGCGATCCATGCCCTCCAGGCCCACGACATCCCCGTCAGCGACGACGCCACTGCCGACCCCGCGACGCAGTCGAAGCCTTTCGACCGCACGCGCGTCGGCATGGTCTGCGGCGAAGGCGCCGGCATGGTGGCGCTCGAGTCGCTCGAATCGGCCCAGGCCCGCGGCGCGCGGATCTATGGCGAGATCGTTGGCTACGGTTCGAGCGTCGTCGCGGATATGACGCTGAAGGGGAAGAACGACATCGCGATGGCCAGCGCGCTGAAGGCCGCGATGGCCGACGCGGGCGTCACTCCCACCGAGGTGGGCCACATCAACGCCGACGGCGTCGGCGCTCCGGACGACGACCGCGCCGAAGCCGCCGCGATCCGCACCGCTCTTGGTAATGCCGCGGACAAGGTCCCGGTCGTCGCCCTTAAGAGCTATTTCGGCGCCCTCGGCGGCGGCAGCGGCGTGGTGGAACTCATCGGCAGCCTCCTAGCGCTCGACGCCACCGGCCCCCTCGCCGGCAAGCTCCCCGCGACGCTCAACCACGCCGAGCCCGACCCCGAGTGCCCGATCCAAGTCGCCGCCCAACCCGGCACGTCCACCGGCGACGTGCTCCTCAAGGTGAACACCACCCCGCAGGGGCAGGCAGCGGCGGTGTGCGTGCGTAGGTTGGCGTAA
- a CDS encoding Ntn hydrolase family protein encodes MSTIVVVRNKRYAAIAADFQSSQGETIVPGSMRVGPGKIHRIGDACMGIVGSIAHQNAIHSLSTAQPELFRLNTRSEIFETLRDIQPRLCTEYFLRTDESADREQEYDSIQMSGLILSKGGIFSFFSHREVTEYTSFWAIGSGAEFALGALHARYEQQACVKALAVSAVETACIFDFGTGPPVECHDMHLAESQD; translated from the coding sequence ATGTCAACAATCGTCGTGGTGCGCAATAAGAGATATGCGGCAATTGCCGCAGACTTTCAGTCAAGTCAAGGGGAGACAATCGTTCCGGGGTCGATGCGTGTTGGCCCAGGGAAAATCCACCGAATTGGAGACGCGTGTATGGGCATCGTCGGAAGCATCGCCCATCAAAACGCTATCCATTCATTGTCGACAGCCCAACCCGAGTTGTTTCGACTCAATACACGCAGCGAGATTTTTGAAACTCTAAGAGATATACAACCGCGCCTCTGCACCGAGTACTTCTTGCGCACCGACGAATCCGCTGATCGTGAGCAGGAATATGATTCCATTCAGATGTCAGGGCTTATCTTAAGTAAGGGAGGGATTTTTTCCTTCTTCAGCCATCGTGAGGTAACGGAGTACACTTCGTTTTGGGCTATTGGATCGGGTGCGGAATTTGCCCTCGGCGCTTTGCACGCGAGGTATGAGCAGCAAGCTTGTGTTAAGGCACTGGCTGTATCCGCAGTCGAAACCGCATGCATATTCGATTTCGGAACCGGTCCACCAGTAGAATGCCATGATATGCACTTGGCAGAATCGCAGGACTAA
- a CDS encoding DNA alkylation repair protein: MALSTKAKKLVAEITKGDLKLGDLKKRGAEIKKDHDLAMELWSTGEYYPRLLASLIFDKKLLAEEVIDQLAADMLEHDLKERSQLADWFMANQLAKDKRLAALMTTWEENPSPILRRLFWYHQARLRWVGQTPPGNSAELMVSLEKNLATAEPEVQWTMNFCAGQIGIHEPKFRARCIKLGKALGLYKDEHVSKNCTPSYLPEFIRIEVAKRE, from the coding sequence ATGGCTTTATCAACCAAAGCAAAGAAACTCGTCGCCGAGATCACCAAGGGCGACCTGAAGCTCGGCGACCTCAAGAAACGTGGCGCCGAGATCAAGAAGGATCACGATCTGGCGATGGAGCTTTGGTCAACAGGGGAATACTACCCGCGTCTTCTGGCGTCGCTCATCTTCGACAAGAAGCTTCTCGCCGAAGAGGTCATCGACCAGTTGGCCGCGGACATGCTCGAGCATGACTTGAAAGAACGCAGTCAGCTGGCTGACTGGTTCATGGCGAACCAGCTCGCTAAAGACAAGAGGCTCGCCGCGCTGATGACGACGTGGGAGGAGAATCCTTCCCCGATTCTGCGTCGCTTGTTCTGGTATCACCAAGCCCGCCTACGCTGGGTCGGCCAAACTCCGCCCGGGAACAGCGCCGAGCTAATGGTTTCCCTGGAAAAGAACCTGGCGACGGCTGAGCCCGAAGTTCAATGGACCATGAACTTCTGCGCCGGCCAGATCGGCATCCACGAGCCGAAGTTCCGCGCCAGGTGCATCAAACTCGGCAAAGCCCTCGGGCTCTACAAGGACGAGCACGTGTCGAAGAACTGCACGCCATCGTACCTTCCAGAGTTTATCCGGATTGAAGTGGCGAAACGGGAGTGA
- a CDS encoding glucose 1-dehydrogenase: MDKRTVLITGGSRGIGAMTARFAARQGYDVCLSYRERADAAEAVCREVEEAGRKALAVQADMAVEADIVRLWEEAIGKFASIDMLVNNAGVLERQAPLIDFDAARLERVFRVNVIGAMLCAREAVRHMSKSSGGRGGVIVNVSSIAARLGSPGEYVDYAASKGAIDTLTIGLAKEVAAEGIRVVGVRPGSIYTEIHASGGEPDRVDRVAKRTPLQRGGQPEEIAKAILWLASEEAAFVTGTLLDVTGGL; encoded by the coding sequence ATGGATAAACGCACGGTTCTCATCACCGGCGGCAGCCGCGGCATTGGCGCCATGACGGCCCGCTTCGCGGCCCGACAAGGCTACGACGTCTGCCTGTCGTATCGCGAGCGCGCCGACGCCGCCGAAGCGGTTTGTCGTGAAGTCGAAGAGGCGGGGCGAAAGGCACTGGCGGTTCAGGCCGATATGGCCGTTGAGGCTGACATCGTCCGGCTCTGGGAAGAGGCCATCGGCAAGTTCGCCTCGATCGACATGCTGGTGAACAACGCCGGCGTCCTCGAACGACAGGCGCCGCTGATTGATTTCGACGCCGCCCGGCTCGAGCGGGTGTTCCGCGTCAACGTCATCGGCGCCATGCTCTGTGCGCGCGAAGCGGTGCGGCACATGTCCAAGTCGTCTGGCGGCCGCGGTGGCGTGATCGTCAACGTCTCGTCGATCGCCGCGCGGCTTGGTTCACCAGGTGAGTATGTCGACTACGCCGCGTCAAAAGGCGCCATCGATACGCTGACGATCGGGTTGGCGAAGGAGGTCGCCGCCGAGGGCATTCGCGTCGTTGGCGTGCGGCCCGGTTCGATCTACACCGAGATCCACGCCTCGGGTGGCGAGCCCGACCGGGTCGATCGCGTCGCCAAACGAACGCCGCTGCAGCGTGGCGGCCAGCCCGAAGAGATCGCCAAGGCGATCCTTTGGCTCGCGTCCGAAGAAGCCGCGTTTGTCACAGGCACGCTACTCGACGTGACCGGCGGCCTGTGA
- a CDS encoding DUF4394 domain-containing protein encodes MKFSPLALLAIAGVVSLSSVSNAALLFGIDDSSGQTLISFDSSAPSTLLSGVAISGLQNNETIKGIDFRPATHQLYALGSTNRLYTLSVLTGAATEVGAGPFTPALNGSNFGFDFNPAIDRIRVVSNTKKNYVLNPNDGAATGVTDLFFGPGDPNFGVSPNVEFSGYTNSVIPAPASTQLYGIDTGLDILVTQANSAGTLGTVGPLGVNVGAVGGFDVTGSGANAVAYAALLPASTSVSNLYSINLATGAATDLGAIDGGAIISSLAAAPAGYDPDVIVPEPTAVVLAALALAGFAGRRVRG; translated from the coding sequence ATGAAATTCTCCCCACTGGCTCTGCTCGCAATTGCGGGCGTTGTTAGCCTGTCTTCTGTCTCCAACGCAGCACTGCTCTTCGGCATCGATGATTCGAGCGGTCAGACGCTCATCAGCTTCGATTCTTCGGCTCCCAGCACGCTCCTCTCGGGCGTCGCGATCTCGGGGTTGCAAAACAACGAGACGATCAAGGGCATCGATTTCCGCCCCGCGACTCACCAGCTCTACGCCCTCGGCAGCACCAACCGTCTTTACACGCTCAGCGTGTTGACCGGCGCGGCGACCGAAGTTGGCGCGGGCCCATTCACCCCGGCGCTCAACGGTTCGAACTTCGGCTTCGACTTCAATCCGGCGATTGACCGAATCCGCGTCGTATCGAACACCAAGAAGAACTACGTCCTGAATCCGAACGATGGCGCCGCGACCGGCGTCACGGACCTGTTCTTCGGCCCCGGCGATCCGAATTTCGGCGTCAGCCCGAACGTCGAGTTCTCGGGTTACACCAACAGCGTGATCCCCGCGCCGGCCTCGACGCAGCTTTACGGCATCGACACCGGCCTCGACATCCTTGTGACGCAAGCCAACTCGGCCGGCACGCTCGGTACGGTCGGCCCGCTGGGCGTCAACGTCGGCGCTGTCGGCGGCTTTGACGTCACCGGCTCGGGCGCCAACGCCGTCGCTTACGCGGCCCTGCTGCCCGCCAGCACCTCGGTGTCGAACCTCTACTCGATCAACCTCGCCACCGGCGCCGCGACTGATCTCGGCGCGATCGACGGCGGTGCGATCATCAGCTCGCTGGCGGCCGCCCCGGCCGGTTACGACCCGGACGTGATCGTCCCCGAGCCGACTGCCGTCGTTCTGGCCGCCCTCGCCCTGGCCGGATTCGCCGGTCGCCGCGTCCGCGGCTGA
- a CDS encoding PA2169 family four-helix-bundle protein — protein sequence MSVHNSAIVGLSDGTLTKLRELRRLCVDSSKGFEECAELTDSAGLKSLFIAIADERRGLDAELERQIEWNEGHEEEDGSYLAAMHRAWIKVRDAMSGKHDDAYILSEAERGEDAIKEAYEDALKETTGSPIHSLLADQYLQVKDAHDRVRDLRDAAKA from the coding sequence ATGTCCGTTCACAATAGCGCAATCGTTGGCCTGTCGGATGGCACCCTCACAAAATTGCGCGAACTGCGCCGTCTGTGCGTCGATTCCTCGAAAGGATTCGAAGAATGTGCTGAGTTGACCGACAGCGCCGGGCTCAAGAGTCTGTTCATCGCCATCGCCGATGAGCGTCGCGGGCTGGACGCCGAGCTCGAGCGCCAGATCGAGTGGAATGAAGGGCACGAGGAAGAAGACGGCAGCTATCTCGCCGCAATGCACCGTGCGTGGATCAAAGTCCGCGACGCGATGTCGGGCAAGCACGACGACGCCTACATCCTGAGCGAGGCCGAGCGGGGCGAAGACGCCATCAAGGAGGCCTACGAAGACGCCCTCAAGGAAACCACTGGTTCGCCGATCCACTCGCTGCTTGCTGACCAGTATTTGCAGGTCAAGGACGCCCACGACCGAGTTCGCGACCTGCGCGATGCCGCAAAGGCTTGA
- a CDS encoding thioredoxin family protein, with protein sequence MKSWQMAVAALVMAATPLSDALAAGVAVGAEGPAWVDLEGVDSERHSLADLEKAKAVVVVFTCNHCPVAKAYEDRLVQLQKDYAKKGVEIVAINVNNLEADKLPAMKKRAKEKGFKFAYLYDPSQEIAREYGATVTPHVFLLDGDRNVAYIGAIDDNMKADKAEQHYLRDALDAVLAGKAPETASTPPAGCGIQYE encoded by the coding sequence ATGAAGTCTTGGCAAATGGCGGTTGCGGCGTTGGTCATGGCGGCGACGCCCCTAAGCGACGCCCTCGCGGCTGGCGTTGCAGTAGGCGCCGAAGGCCCCGCTTGGGTCGATCTTGAGGGCGTCGATAGCGAACGGCACAGTTTGGCCGACCTGGAGAAGGCTAAAGCCGTGGTCGTCGTCTTCACCTGCAATCATTGCCCCGTCGCCAAGGCGTACGAGGACCGCCTTGTGCAGTTGCAGAAGGATTACGCCAAGAAGGGCGTCGAGATCGTCGCCATCAATGTGAACAACCTCGAGGCCGACAAGCTCCCCGCCATGAAGAAGCGGGCCAAGGAGAAGGGCTTCAAGTTCGCTTACCTCTACGACCCTTCGCAGGAGATCGCCCGTGAGTACGGCGCCACGGTTACGCCGCACGTCTTCCTGCTCGACGGCGATCGCAACGTCGCCTACATCGGCGCGATCGATGACAACATGAAGGCCGACAAGGCCGAGCAGCACTACTTGCGCGACGCCCTCGACGCGGTCCTGGCGGGCAAGGCGCCCGAAACGGCGTCGACCCCGCCCGCCGGTTGTGGCATTCAGTACGAGTGA
- a CDS encoding TlpA family protein disulfide reductase has protein sequence MKPYASWSAALMAVVLAGCSANTTPSDRPATNSEAEVATSAAVGTGEIVLTAVDRAGYDAVLQEHAGKVVLVDFWATWCSPCMKQLGHTVSLTTQHEGLAVVTVAMEDPDDSEALKKALSARNATATTNLVSKAGGGSPAMAAFDIPGGSLPHYKVYGRDGKLRQTIALDPTAEKQFTTADVDAAVEKLLAE, from the coding sequence ATGAAGCCCTACGCATCTTGGTCAGCTGCGCTCATGGCCGTTGTGTTGGCGGGATGCTCCGCCAACACAACGCCGAGCGATCGCCCCGCGACGAACTCAGAAGCGGAGGTCGCCACGTCCGCCGCGGTCGGGACTGGCGAAATTGTGTTGACGGCGGTTGATCGCGCGGGCTACGACGCCGTTTTGCAGGAACACGCCGGCAAGGTCGTGCTGGTGGACTTCTGGGCCACGTGGTGCTCGCCGTGCATGAAGCAGCTCGGCCACACCGTCTCACTGACGACCCAGCACGAAGGCCTCGCTGTCGTCACCGTGGCGATGGAAGACCCCGACGATTCGGAGGCGCTAAAGAAGGCTTTATCCGCTCGGAACGCTACGGCGACCACCAACCTCGTCAGCAAGGCGGGCGGCGGCTCGCCCGCAATGGCCGCGTTCGACATCCCCGGCGGCTCCCTGCCGCACTACAAGGTCTACGGACGCGACGGCAAGCTCCGCCAAACGATCGCCCTCGACCCGACGGCCGAGAAGCAGTTCACAACCGCTGACGTCGATGCGGCCGTGGAGAAGCTGCTGGCCGAGTGA